One genomic region from Arthrobacter sp. FB24 encodes:
- a CDS encoding cytochrome P450, producing MSAAAARDTATGGAAMWERRLHTAAHPVAYPLIRGLGKLRHVVRLPGLGVLVSEASLVREVLMDASYSKSGARASGALWTPVVGPRVLLNMHGEEHLELRRRLNGLFTPRAVQAIVAPAGERLRSRLATGLENGGSVEFVGLVKELSGGVISRLLGVRDDAPGRLPDTELFNLGTSITSLVRLGRPRLTPPQVTRAKAAVEILAGPVRSAYRSDDPSSFPGRLRVLGLSEDEAVGIVSAFVIAGTETLVSYVPRLAAMLFDDGRLPGLAADRSGLPDAVNEGLRYTAPSPMMLREATTDGQLGGVRIRPGDRILLSTVHAVKSLGGFDPRRPIPPAARQLWFGAGAHFCIGMPLAMAEINSAMAVLLDEYRRDPWRVRSRSVSRNVLIPHYKTLELARAN from the coding sequence GTGAGCGCCGCGGCGGCGCGGGACACCGCCACGGGCGGTGCGGCTATGTGGGAGCGGCGGCTGCACACTGCGGCCCATCCGGTGGCCTACCCGCTGATCCGCGGGCTGGGGAAGCTCCGGCACGTTGTTCGGCTGCCGGGCCTGGGGGTACTGGTCAGTGAAGCCTCGCTGGTCAGGGAGGTCCTGATGGATGCCAGCTATTCGAAGTCCGGAGCCAGGGCTTCCGGCGCGCTGTGGACCCCCGTGGTGGGACCCCGCGTCCTGCTGAACATGCATGGCGAGGAGCACTTGGAGCTGCGGCGCCGCCTCAATGGCCTGTTCACCCCCCGCGCCGTTCAAGCCATCGTGGCCCCGGCGGGGGAACGGCTCCGCAGCCGACTGGCTACTGGGCTGGAGAACGGCGGCTCGGTGGAGTTCGTAGGACTGGTGAAAGAATTGTCCGGCGGAGTGATCAGCCGGCTGCTGGGTGTCCGGGACGACGCGCCCGGCCGCCTCCCGGACACCGAACTCTTCAACCTGGGCACCTCCATCACCTCGCTGGTGCGGCTGGGCCGGCCCCGGCTGACGCCGCCGCAGGTCACCAGGGCGAAGGCCGCCGTCGAAATACTGGCCGGACCCGTGCGCAGCGCCTACCGCAGCGACGACCCGTCCAGCTTTCCGGGCCGGCTCCGGGTCCTGGGGCTCAGCGAGGACGAAGCGGTGGGGATCGTCAGCGCCTTTGTGATCGCCGGGACTGAAACCTTGGTCTCCTACGTCCCGCGGCTCGCAGCGATGCTGTTCGACGACGGCAGGCTGCCCGGGCTGGCAGCTGACCGCAGCGGCCTCCCGGACGCCGTCAATGAGGGCCTTCGGTACACCGCGCCGTCGCCGATGATGCTCCGTGAGGCGACGACGGACGGGCAGCTGGGCGGCGTCCGGATCAGGCCAGGGGACCGGATCCTGCTATCCACCGTGCACGCCGTCAAAAGCCTGGGCGGTTTTGACCCGCGGAGGCCCATCCCGCCCGCGGCCCGCCAGCTGTGGTTCGGGGCGGGAGCCCACTTCTGCATCGGTATGCCGCTAGCCATGGCCGAAATCAACTCCGCCATGGCCGTCCTCCTGGACGAGTACCGCCGCGATCCGTGGCGCGTCCGCTCCCGAAGCGTCAGCCGGAACGTGCTCATCCCGCACTACAAAACGTTGGAGCTGGCCCGTGCAAACTGA
- a CDS encoding glycosyltransferase: MTPPVPGSEPPVPGSEPPVRALCVAMPALNEEKLILQSLQALAVQVHKDFTLVVVDNGSTDATLAIVAGFARLHPAMDIRLVHEAQKGTGAAADTGMRFGALNGARWLARTDADCLPAADWTRRIMEAFDDGLEMIAGQLNPRLDEGLGRGSRWLMLLAVEVASFFGRIRPGNKGEGYLGPYQMLPGCNMAITAELYLRAGGFPRTSIEDLHEDRALSNRVRKLTRAYALRRNVVVFGSSRRVRAWGLPNTLAWYADHRFRPDHVDIR, from the coding sequence GTGACGCCGCCTGTCCCCGGCAGCGAGCCGCCGGTGCCCGGCAGCGAGCCGCCGGTGCGGGCGCTGTGCGTCGCGATGCCGGCCCTGAATGAGGAGAAGCTGATCCTGCAGTCATTGCAGGCGCTGGCCGTTCAGGTGCACAAGGATTTCACGCTCGTGGTGGTGGACAACGGGTCCACGGACGCTACCTTGGCAATCGTGGCGGGTTTTGCCCGGCTGCACCCGGCAATGGACATCCGGCTGGTTCACGAGGCGCAAAAGGGAACGGGCGCAGCTGCCGATACCGGCATGCGTTTCGGCGCCCTGAACGGTGCCCGGTGGTTGGCCCGCACCGACGCGGACTGCCTCCCTGCCGCTGACTGGACCCGGCGCATCATGGAAGCGTTTGATGACGGCCTGGAAATGATTGCCGGGCAGCTCAACCCGCGGCTGGACGAAGGGCTGGGCCGGGGCAGCCGCTGGCTCATGTTGCTGGCCGTGGAGGTCGCTTCGTTTTTTGGCCGCATCCGGCCGGGCAACAAGGGGGAGGGGTATCTGGGCCCGTACCAGATGCTGCCCGGCTGCAACATGGCCATCACCGCGGAGCTGTACCTTCGGGCAGGCGGTTTTCCCCGCACCAGCATCGAGGACTTGCACGAGGACCGGGCACTCTCCAACCGCGTCCGCAAGCTCACGCGTGCCTATGCGCTCCGGCGCAACGTGGTGGTGTTTGGATCCTCCCGGCGGGTCCGGGCCTGGGGCCTGCCCAACACGCTGGCCTGGTACGCGGATCACCGGTTCCGCCCGGACCACGTGGACATCCGGTGA
- a CDS encoding 3-oxoacyl-ACP synthase III family protein — MNQTLPGAARIAGLEVYVPPGRMGTGQLEEQLAAASPGFRVPKGLIGRLTGIRTRSVMAGTEQASDLAAVAAAKLLAHRGLQPADVDLLLFASASQDMVEPATGHMVAAKLGVGCPVMDIKNACNSILNGLEVADALIGAGRYRRVLLVSGESPSRAVRWSVPDQETFAAAFPGYTMSDAGCAVLLEPADPDDDAGPRVLGTGFTAKSSHWAVGTLPTGGSVAPRDPEATYFNMDGEKLKDAFLDLGRGILDETLERLGLSWADFAVVCVHQVSAPYRDIFARGAGVPPDKLVRTVEEYGNMASVSLPLQLKVAQDLGRCGPGDLVALVGLAGGVSLGIAVVRL, encoded by the coding sequence ATGAACCAGACCCTTCCGGGGGCGGCGAGGATCGCCGGCCTCGAAGTCTATGTGCCGCCGGGCCGGATGGGTACCGGGCAGTTGGAGGAGCAGCTCGCTGCCGCCAGCCCCGGCTTCCGTGTCCCAAAGGGCCTGATCGGCAGACTGACAGGGATCCGGACACGGTCCGTGATGGCCGGGACCGAGCAGGCGTCCGACCTTGCGGCTGTGGCAGCCGCGAAGCTGCTGGCCCACCGCGGACTCCAGCCCGCCGACGTCGACCTCCTACTCTTTGCTTCGGCGAGCCAGGACATGGTGGAGCCGGCCACCGGCCACATGGTGGCCGCAAAACTGGGCGTGGGCTGCCCGGTGATGGATATCAAGAACGCCTGCAACAGCATTCTTAACGGCCTGGAAGTGGCCGATGCGCTGATCGGCGCCGGCCGCTACCGGCGCGTGCTCCTGGTCAGCGGAGAATCGCCGTCCCGGGCCGTGCGCTGGTCCGTTCCGGACCAGGAGACTTTCGCCGCTGCCTTTCCGGGCTACACCATGAGCGACGCCGGCTGTGCCGTCCTGCTGGAACCGGCGGATCCCGACGACGACGCCGGGCCCCGGGTCCTGGGGACGGGTTTCACCGCGAAGAGCAGCCACTGGGCAGTGGGAACACTTCCCACCGGCGGTTCCGTTGCTCCCCGGGACCCCGAAGCGACGTACTTCAACATGGACGGCGAAAAACTCAAGGACGCGTTCCTGGACCTGGGGCGGGGAATTCTGGACGAGACCCTGGAACGGCTGGGCCTGTCGTGGGCGGACTTCGCCGTCGTCTGCGTCCACCAGGTCAGTGCGCCCTACCGGGACATCTTTGCCCGCGGGGCCGGTGTGCCTCCGGACAAGCTCGTCAGGACGGTCGAGGAATACGGCAACATGGCCTCGGTAAGCCTGCCCCTGCAGCTGAAGGTGGCACAGGACCTGGGCCGGTGCGGCCCCGGGGACCTGGTGGCGCTGGTGGGGCTCGCCGGCGGCGTCAGCCTGGGCATCGCCGTGGTGCGACTGTGA
- a CDS encoding adenylate kinase, protein MLIIGPPGSGKGTQADRISERLGVVAISTGDIFRANVKGETPLGVEAKKYMDAGDFVPDSVTNKMVRDRLSEDDVENGFLLDGYPRTTAQVDYLDEILANGEQKLDVVLQLTADDEELVHRLLGRAKETGRSDDNEAVIRHRLDLYHEQTEAVVAKYAERGILTQVDGIGGIDEVTDRVMQAIKAAQAA, encoded by the coding sequence ATGTTGATTATCGGACCTCCCGGGTCCGGCAAGGGAACGCAGGCGGATCGGATCTCCGAGCGCCTCGGCGTCGTTGCGATCTCCACCGGCGATATCTTCCGCGCCAACGTCAAGGGTGAGACGCCGCTGGGCGTCGAGGCCAAGAAGTACATGGATGCCGGCGATTTCGTGCCGGACAGCGTCACCAACAAGATGGTGCGCGACCGCCTGAGCGAGGACGACGTCGAGAACGGCTTCCTCCTCGACGGTTACCCGCGCACCACGGCGCAGGTGGACTATCTCGATGAGATCCTTGCCAACGGTGAGCAGAAGCTGGACGTGGTCCTGCAGCTGACCGCCGATGACGAGGAACTAGTGCACCGCCTCCTGGGCCGTGCCAAGGAAACCGGCCGCAGCGACGACAATGAAGCCGTCATCCGCCACCGGCTGGATCTCTACCACGAGCAGACCGAGGCTGTTGTGGCCAAGTACGCCGAGCGCGGCATCCTGACCCAGGTTGACGGCATAGGCGGCATCGACGAGGTCACCGACCGCGTGATGCAGGCCATCAAGGCAGCACAGGCGGCCTGA
- the secY gene encoding preprotein translocase subunit SecY, whose protein sequence is MLSAFGRAFRTPDLRRKLLFTLGIITIFRLGAFIPSPGVSYQNVQQCLQNGQTSGGIYQLVNLFSGGALLQVSIFALGIMPYITASIIVQLLRVVIPRFQQLYEEGASGQSKLTQYTRYLTIALGLLNATTLVSLARSGQLLPNCQLDIIPDASVITTILIIITLTAGTGLIMWMGELVTEKGVGNGMSLLIFTSIAAGFPTSLGAIWKAQGPGTFFMVLVIGLLTVALVVFVEQSQRRIPVQYAKRMIGRRTVGGTSTYIPIKVNMAGVVPVIFASSMLYLPGLISQFNQPKQGEQMQPWVEWINNNLTKGDHPIYMALYFAMIVFFTYFYVAITFNPEEVSDNMKKYGGFIPGIRAGKPTADYLQYVLSRITLPGALYLGFVALIPLVALVLINANQNFPFGGTSILIMVGVGLETVKQIDAQLQQRHYEGLLR, encoded by the coding sequence TTGCTTAGCGCATTTGGCCGGGCCTTTCGCACGCCTGATCTGCGACGCAAGTTGTTGTTCACGCTGGGAATCATCACAATCTTCCGCTTGGGTGCCTTCATCCCCTCGCCTGGTGTGAGCTACCAGAATGTCCAGCAATGCTTGCAGAACGGTCAGACCTCGGGCGGGATCTACCAGCTCGTCAACCTGTTCAGTGGCGGTGCATTGCTGCAGGTGTCCATCTTCGCGTTGGGCATCATGCCGTACATCACGGCCAGCATTATTGTGCAGCTGCTCCGGGTGGTCATTCCCCGGTTCCAGCAGCTCTATGAAGAAGGCGCATCGGGGCAGTCCAAGCTGACCCAGTACACGCGTTACCTGACAATTGCCCTGGGCCTGCTAAACGCCACGACGCTGGTGTCGCTGGCGCGTTCCGGCCAGTTGCTGCCCAACTGCCAGCTGGACATCATCCCCGACGCAAGCGTCATCACCACGATCCTCATCATCATCACCCTGACGGCCGGTACCGGCCTGATCATGTGGATGGGCGAGCTCGTGACGGAGAAGGGCGTGGGCAACGGCATGTCGCTGCTCATCTTCACCTCCATCGCAGCCGGCTTCCCGACCTCCCTGGGTGCCATCTGGAAGGCCCAGGGGCCTGGCACCTTCTTCATGGTGCTGGTCATCGGACTGCTCACCGTCGCGCTCGTGGTCTTCGTGGAGCAATCCCAGCGCAGGATTCCCGTGCAGTACGCCAAGCGCATGATCGGGCGGCGGACCGTGGGAGGCACCAGCACGTACATTCCCATCAAGGTGAACATGGCCGGCGTCGTGCCCGTCATCTTCGCGTCCTCGATGCTGTACCTGCCGGGCCTGATCTCGCAGTTCAACCAGCCCAAGCAGGGCGAACAGATGCAGCCCTGGGTTGAGTGGATCAACAACAACCTCACGAAGGGTGACCACCCTATCTACATGGCGCTTTATTTCGCCATGATCGTCTTCTTTACCTACTTCTATGTCGCAATCACTTTCAATCCTGAAGAGGTTTCCGACAACATGAAGAAGTACGGCGGCTTCATCCCGGGCATCCGGGCCGGCAAGCCGACGGCGGACTATCTGCAGTACGTCCTTTCCAGGATCACCCTGCCCGGCGCCCTCTACCTGGGCTTCGTGGCATTGATCCCGCTGGTCGCCCTGGTCCTGATCAATGCCAACCAGAACTTCCCGTTCGGCGGCACCTCGATCCTGATCATGGTGGGCGTGGGCCTGGAAACGGTCAAGCAGATTGACGCGCAGCTACAACAACGTCACTACGAAGGGCTTTTGCGATGA
- the rplO gene encoding 50S ribosomal protein L15, which yields MAEKNTAEKAQGAAAEKQNALKVHHLRPAPGAKTAKTRVGRGEGSKGKTAGRGTKGTKARYQIKAGFAGGQLPLHMRLPKLRGFKNPFRVEYQVVNLDKLNELFPEGGAVTVENLVEKGAVRKNQPVKVLGTGDITVKVDVTVHAFSASAAEKIAAAGGSTTAL from the coding sequence ATGGCAGAGAAGAACACCGCCGAAAAGGCACAGGGCGCCGCTGCTGAGAAGCAGAACGCACTGAAGGTTCACCACCTGCGTCCCGCCCCGGGTGCCAAGACCGCCAAGACCCGTGTTGGTCGTGGTGAAGGTTCCAAGGGTAAGACCGCCGGTCGCGGTACCAAGGGTACGAAGGCCCGCTACCAGATCAAGGCTGGCTTTGCCGGCGGCCAGCTGCCGCTGCACATGCGCCTGCCGAAGCTGCGCGGCTTCAAGAACCCGTTCCGGGTTGAGTACCAGGTTGTAAACCTGGACAAGCTCAACGAGCTGTTCCCGGAAGGTGGCGCAGTCACCGTGGAGAACCTGGTCGAAAAGGGTGCCGTTCGCAAGAACCAGCCCGTCAAGGTGCTGGGCACCGGAGACATCACCGTCAAGGTTGACGTCACGGTCCACGCATTCTCGGCCAGCGCCGCAGAAAAGATTGCAGCAGCAGGCGGCAGCACCACCGCCCTCTAA
- the rpmD gene encoding 50S ribosomal protein L30, translating to MAKNLIPSDVQLEITQIKSAIGGKQNQRDTLRSLGLKRIGHTVVRTADAVTVGMLNTVPHLVKVEEAK from the coding sequence ATGGCTAAGAACCTGATTCCCTCTGACGTTCAGTTGGAGATCACTCAGATCAAGTCCGCCATTGGCGGCAAGCAGAACCAGCGCGACACTCTGCGGTCCCTCGGCCTCAAGCGGATCGGACACACCGTTGTCCGCACCGCTGACGCCGTGACCGTGGGTATGCTCAACACGGTTCCGCACCTGGTAAAGGTAGAGGAGGCGAAGTAA
- the rpsE gene encoding 30S ribosomal protein S5: MTEAVAAPATETAAPATTDDRRGGARRGERGDRGQGRGDRGGRGGRDGGREAEKSQFVERVVTINRVSKVVKGGRRFSFTALVVVGDGNGMVGVGYGKAKEVPAAIAKGVEEAKKSFFRVPRIGSTIPHRVQGEAAAGVVMLRPASAGTGVIAGGPVRAVLECVGIHDILSKSLGSSNAINIVHATVDALKRLEEPAAVAARRGLPLDEIAPAAMVKALMNQKAGV; the protein is encoded by the coding sequence CGCCGTGGTGGCGCTCGTCGTGGCGAGCGTGGCGACCGCGGCCAGGGCCGTGGCGACCGTGGTGGCCGTGGTGGCCGCGATGGCGGCCGCGAAGCCGAAAAGAGCCAGTTCGTAGAGCGCGTTGTAACCATCAACCGCGTTTCCAAGGTCGTCAAGGGTGGTCGTCGCTTCAGCTTCACCGCCCTCGTCGTCGTCGGTGACGGCAACGGTATGGTCGGCGTTGGCTACGGCAAGGCTAAGGAAGTTCCTGCCGCAATCGCAAAGGGCGTCGAAGAGGCCAAGAAGTCCTTCTTCCGCGTTCCCCGCATCGGCAGCACCATCCCGCACCGTGTTCAGGGTGAGGCCGCTGCAGGCGTCGTAATGCTGCGTCCGGCTTCCGCCGGTACCGGTGTTATCGCCGGCGGTCCGGTCCGTGCAGTACTGGAGTGCGTGGGCATCCATGACATCCTCTCCAAGTCGCTCGGTTCCTCCAACGCCATCAACATCGTTCACGCGACCGTTGATGCACTGAAGCGCCTCGAAGAGCCGGCAGCAGTGGCAGCACGCCGCGGCCTCCCGCTCGACGAGATCGCTCCGGCCGCAATGGTGAAGGCGCTCATGAACCAGAAGGCAGGTGTCTGA